A segment of the Bacillus thuringiensis genome:
GCTGAAGAGTTAGCACAAGAAGTATTTTTACAATTATATCGTAGTGATTGGAAAGCAATTGAAAACATACCTGGATGGTTGATTAAATCTTCTACTTATGTAGCTTATAACCATTTGCGATCTGAAAAAAGGCATCAAGCCAAGATTGATAAAGAAATAAAATACCATGAAGTACAAAATGTCTCATCATTAGACGATGATTGGATAAGAAAAGAAGAAATTACAAAAGTACAAACGATACTAACTAAAATGAATAAGCGAGAACGAACCCTTTTACTAATGAAATTCTCTGACTTTCAATATAAAGAAATTGCAGAAGTACTTCAAATTGAAATATCTTCTATTGGAACTTTATTAGTCCGAGCCAAAATGAAATTTCGCAAGATTTATAAACAAATGGAGGAGGCATAACAAATGAAATGTTATGATATCGGATTTATTCAAACATATATTGATGGAGAACTTTCTCATGATACAAGGAAGGAATTCACAAAACACCTAGATACATGTAAAGCATGCCAAGATTTATTAGTAGAAATAAGTAAATTAGACCAATGGGAGAACGTAATGCTAGATGAAGAATCGGCACATTCACCACAAGAAATCAAAATTGATGTTGAACAAGCATGGAAAACATTTGAAAGTCGTTCAAAACTAGACAATGTTTCTAATATAAATAATAAAAAGCAACAGAAGAAGGGAATTTTTACAGACATGAATAAAAAATCAAAACGTTTCATTTATACAGCAGTAGCGGCAGCAGGACTATTTACAATAGCAATGATTCCGCAAGTACAAGTGGCAGCTACAAATGTTGCCTCATATTTTTCTGATGCAGTTACAAATGATAAGGTTGTAAATGAGGGAGGTACAGATAAAAATGGTGTCACAATAGATGGAATGAAGAATGGTAAATATATTCCTATTGATGAAAAAATTACAGATCAAGGTATTACAGTACATTTCAAAGAATTATATATCGCAGATTCACGTATTTCAGTTCATTATAGAATGGAAAAAGCTGATGGAAGTTTAGTACCATTTGAATTTGATACAAATGGATTAGATATAAAAAGTGATGGAAAAATAAACGGACAACAAGAAGAGAATCAAGAATACAACACAGAAAATGGTATGTTTTCACAATTATCATTTATTCAAGGAGAAGATAATTTACCGTTTGAATTAATGTCAGAAGGTAAAAAATTAGAGCATGTAGGAATTCGTGATAAAGATAAACCAGAAGGTGTCGTTACATTTGTTGAAGGTCCTGAAGCAAAAGACGCTTTTAAACAACCCCTTACGTTAAATGTAAATATAAATAAAATTGGAAAAGCATCGGGATCTTGGAAAGATCAAATCCAAATTGATACTTCGCATTTAACAAGTAAAAAAAATTAAAATGAGAAAAAGAATAGAACGATTTGTATCTAATGCTCAGTTTATATGTTTTCTTGTTTTTCTTACATTCATTTCTTATATTGTTTTTACTCTATCTTTTATTTATGATTTAAGACTTTTACAAGACAAAGGCTCCACAAAAAAGTAATAAAAT
Coding sequences within it:
- a CDS encoding RNA polymerase sigma factor SigX, which codes for MLTIENEESHASDMTFEDLFKQYYVYAVKQIIWIVKEQSIAEELAQEVFLQLYRSDWKAIENIPGWLIKSSTYVAYNHLRSEKRHQAKIDKEIKYHEVQNVSSLDDDWIRKEEITKVQTILTKMNKRERTLLLMKFSDFQYKEIAEVLQIEISSIGTLLVRAKMKFRKIYKQMEEA
- a CDS encoding DUF4179 domain-containing protein, which produces MKCYDIGFIQTYIDGELSHDTRKEFTKHLDTCKACQDLLVEISKLDQWENVMLDEESAHSPQEIKIDVEQAWKTFESRSKLDNVSNINNKKQQKKGIFTDMNKKSKRFIYTAVAAAGLFTIAMIPQVQVAATNVASYFSDAVTNDKVVNEGGTDKNGVTIDGMKNGKYIPIDEKITDQGITVHFKELYIADSRISVHYRMEKADGSLVPFEFDTNGLDIKSDGKINGQQEENQEYNTENGMFSQLSFIQGEDNLPFELMSEGKKLEHVGIRDKDKPEGVVTFVEGPEAKDAFKQPLTLNVNINKIGKASGSWKDQIQIDTSHLTSKKN